TAGCTCACGCGGGGCAGGGCAGTTGACAGAGCGTGTGTTTGTTTGTACTGCCGTACCGTGATGCCACAGGCCAATAGCGTGACGGACACATACCAGAGTGGGAGAAGCCAGGTCGCGAGTATGTGTGGCTGTGTTGATGGCTTCACCCTCAACCCTGTGACGAGGTGCACGGCGATCGCGTGGAAGTGGACCAGCGGCGTCTCCGGGAAGCCACGTGCGATGTCAAGTGCCGGGAGCGGCCAGCCGGAGACGAGAATCTGCTGTGTCACGTGGACGCCCACGTGAGAGCCGCGGCGATAAATCCACCCCGCCTGTGAGCCCGGATACAGGAACACAAGTGTGGCTGCCAGAACAGCTAGGATAGCCGTCCGACCGGTCCAAAGAGACACAAAAACTAATCCCAGAATTGCCCCGACTGTTACCGACGATACCTGAGATCGAATCGAAATGATGGCCACCGAAAAGAGCACTGCGGTTACGGTAAAATCCCGCTTCTGTGCGGCGTCCATGTGACCCGATAATCAACGCCGCAACTCTTGAAAGGTTCTATCTCGCGCCGGTACACCGCACTGCGTGCTGCTCCTCGAATATAGACCGATCCCGGTCGTGCCACACTTCGGCGACTGCGTCTATTACCGATAGATGTCCGAGATATTCATCACCACCGTCTCGATCGGTTGACGCGTCGCGGGGATCGAGACACATGTGAGGAAATAAGTTACTCCACCGAGGACGATAACGGTGGCGAGTTCGTATACCGTGTTGACAGCAAGTACTGTCTGCAACCCCCACGTCACGCCGGTCATCACTATCGCAGCCACGAAGAGTCCAATTACCTGACCGACAGGGAATACGAGATCGATTTCTGAGGTTACGAAATTGAGGATGATGACCGTCGAGATACTGAACGCCAGTGTGGTGGCTATCGCGGCGCCGGCGATACCAAACCGGGGGATCAGAAGGGCGTTCATGAGTATATTTGCGATCCCGCTGGTGATTGCAGCTATCGCCCGCAATCGGGGTTTGTCCACACCAGAGAGTAGATTCTTGTACGTTCCGTCTACAGCTTCGACAATTTTTCCCACGAGCAAGATCAGTAACGGAGTCAGGGCGATACCGTATTCCGTTCCGAACACGATTTCAAGAAGCGGGCTGCCCACGACGAAGGCACCGAAAACAATCGGAAGCACCAGCAGCAGCGACAGAAACAGCCCCGTAGAGAGTCTCTTAGTTATCTCGTCAGTTCGCCCAGCGGCATCAAACGAACTGATCTGGGGCAGGAGCGTTTCCTGAACGGCTCTGCTGAGCAGGACTGAAAAGTTGCTGATCCGCCACGCGATTTCGTAGGCAGCAACCACTGCAGGTCCGAGGAAGTATCCGAGAAGTGCGATATCCGCCCAGCTGTATAGGTAACTGTCAAGATGATTCGCTGCGGCCCACTTCCAGTACTGGTAGAGTGAGCGGAAGTGTGTAAACGACGGCGTACCGGGTCGAGTAGATACTCCATGGAAAGCGACAGCAGCCCCAGCGAGATTCCCGAGGACGAACGCGACGACAAGAGCGAGCAATGAGAGTCCCTGTGTAATGAGTAACGCGCCGCCGACTACCCAGATTAGCTTCCGTACAAAGAGTATTACCCCGACATCTCCAGTTCGTACCTCTCCTTTTAGAGTACTTATACCCATCCTCTGGAACTGAAATACGATGGTTCCCACGATCAGCCAGAGAGTGAGTCCATCCCCTAAATACGAATCAACGAAGGGACGAACGAGCCATAGAATGAGCGCGATGCCGACCGAAGAAACTGCCCACAGTACGAACGCAGTGCCGAGATACTGAGATTGGTCACGCCCCTCGCTCAGACGCTTGATGAGTGCACCACCCCGACCAAAACTGGTCGGGATTGAGACGAACTGAACCACCGCTTGATAAAGAAAGAAGGTCCCAAGAGCCGCCTGAGGGACGGTGCGGGTGAAGTAGGCGAGTCCGACGATAGTCAGCACCGCGTCTCCGACCTGTCCCACGAACAGGCGTAGCGTGGACGATTCGAATTTCATCAGTCGTGTAGGCCAGACGTGGAAAGTATCTGAACCGGTTTCATGCTTGTGATATCAACCACCTATGAGGGGAGCGCAAGGGACTGCCTCATGCGAAACAGTTTCATCGGCCTCGACTAGTACCTATACTTGAATATTAATGACTACCCCAAACGTCGCTGTTCTTGTTCTGGACTCTGTCAGACGTGACCACTGTTCGACGTACGGGTACCAGAGAGAGACTACTAGCGGACTTACCGAAATCGGAAAGGAAGGGTACGTGTTCGAGAACGCTTATGCCACGGGGTCTTGGACAGTCCCATCCCACGGATCGCTGTTCACCGGACAGCTCCCCACGGTGCATGGAGCCCACGCCCGCAAGCGATACTTCGATGTCGAACCCGAGCGAACTCTATCGGGAAAATTATCCGAACGTGGGTACGAGACAGCCTGTTTCACTGCGAACCCCTGGCTCACCCATGACTTCGGGTTCGATACGGGTTTCGAGACGGTGT
The window above is part of the Halosimplex rubrum genome. Proteins encoded here:
- a CDS encoding oligosaccharide flippase family protein, coding for MKFESSTLRLFVGQVGDAVLTIVGLAYFTRTVPQAALGTFFLYQAVVQFVSIPTSFGRGGALIKRLSEGRDQSQYLGTAFVLWAVSSVGIALILWLVRPFVDSYLGDGLTLWLIVGTIVFQFQRMGISTLKGEVRTGDVGVILFVRKLIWVVGGALLITQGLSLLALVVAFVLGNLAGAAVAFHGVSTRPGTPSFTHFRSLYQYWKWAAANHLDSYLYSWADIALLGYFLGPAVVAAYEIAWRISNFSVLLSRAVQETLLPQISSFDAAGRTDEITKRLSTGLFLSLLLVLPIVFGAFVVGSPLLEIVFGTEYGIALTPLLILLVGKIVEAVDGTYKNLLSGVDKPRLRAIAAITSGIANILMNALLIPRFGIAGAAIATTLAFSISTVIILNFVTSEIDLVFPVGQVIGLFVAAIVMTGVTWGLQTVLAVNTVYELATVIVLGGVTYFLTCVSIPATRQPIETVVMNISDIYR